The DNA sequence CCGGCCATGGCAATCATTACCCGGGGAAAGGTACTTCGTGAGGAGATGACACCGGGAGCAGCGGTTATGGACGGGCTCAGGCGCCTGATAGGTATCTCAGGAAGGAATGATCAGGAACGAACGCGGTTTCTGGAGATCATGGCCGCACTGGAGCACGAATTCCCCCTTGCATGTGCAATACCCTACGACCCGCTCGTACCGGAAGCGCAGAAACGAGGAATCCCAATCTCAGAATGCGGGAGAGAAAGCCCGGCTGCATCAGAATATGCCCGGATCGCAGAGATAGTCGGAGGATGGAAATGACCACGGACACCAGACATATGCAGGAGCATGCATGACAGACGCACGAGTGCGCCCCGGCAGAAAGGCGCTCTTTACCGGGGTTGAAAACCACCGGCAGATGAGTGATATACCGGCCGTTGATGGGCGGGAGACAGAAATCGAAGGATTAATCGCGGCCCTTGAAGGTGAGGATGCCGGAATGCCCGGACACAGCGTCTCGGCAGACCTTGAGGATGTGAAACTCAGGGAACTGGAAGATGCCATAAACCGGGCCCTGTCACGCATTTCCATCCATTGCGAAGAAGAGTCCTCCGTCGCTCTCCGGAGATCCAGTGACCTGGAAAAGGAGATTCGATCATTGCAAAGTGAGATTGAACTGCTCACTGCTGCACTTGATGCAGAGAAACTTCGGTATGAAAAAGCACTGCCCGCAGAACCTCGCGGCCACCTGCCTGAAGATGCTGAGACCCCTGACAAAGACGTGATGGAAGCACTCGAGGCAGCGGTTGGCATGCTCAGGGCAGAACTCGCCCGGTCCGAGGAACGGGGAAGGGTAATCGAAGCTGAGGCACAGGTGCAGCTCAGGGAGCTGACCGGGGAGATCGCACGGCTTCAATCAGAAATTCAGCTCAGGGAGGCCGGGGGCAGCCAGGACGATGAAGAAGGCGACGAAGCGATGGAGGCTCTCGAGGCAGCGGTTGGCATGCTCAGGGCCGAACTCGCCCGGTCCGAGGAACGGGGAAGGGTAATCGAAGCTGAGGCACAGGTGCAGCTCAGGGAGCTGACCGGGGAGATCGCACGGCTTCAATCAGAAATCCAGCTCAGGGAGGCCGGGGGCAGCCAGGACGATGAAGAAGGCGACGAAGCGATGGAAGCGCTCGAGGCAGCGGTTGGCATGCTCAGGGCCAAACTCGCCCGGTCGGAAGAACAGCGAACCTCTCTGGAGAAGACGGCATCAGTGACAACGGCTGATTTCACGAAACTCATAGCAGAGAAGGATGCCATAATCGCTGAAAACAGGCAGATGCATGCATTGGAAACGGGACGTCTTTCGGCCCGTGCCGACTGTGCTGAAAAAGAACGCGCCGCCCTTGAAGCAGGAATAACCGAACTCCGTGAGATGGAAGGCCTCATGAAGAGTTCCCCATTCCCGATGATCATTATTGATCGAGGGGTTCGCATTCGAAATGCCAACCCGGCTTTTGAGACTCTTACCGGTGTTCGCCATGAGGAGGTGCTTCGTAAAAACCTGAATGACTTCAGGATTCTATCACTGACCGGATATGATGCACCCTCCGCCGCAATCAAGGAGAAGAAACGGTGCTCGGGGGAGATCTCAGTATCCCTCCCGTCCGGAACCCGCACACTCGAACAGCACGCAATTCCGCTGTTGGATAGTCGCAGGCAGGTTGATCGTATTGCCGTAATATTCAACGATATTACCAGGACACGTGCAGAGGCAAAGGAGATGGAACGAAAGATCAGGGAGAATGACAACCTCCGTGCCCGCGCCGAAACGATCGTAGCGGAAATTCCGGTTCCCATCCTGTATGCCGACACAGATTTCAGGATTATCCGGGCCAACCCGGCCTACTGCACAATGAGCGGTTATGGCCAGCAGAAGCTCCTGAAAATGAATGCACGTGACTTCAGAATTCTCTCACGCAAGGGCGACGGACTTTCGCATGTCAGGCACACAAGAACACGGGCACACGGGGAGATTACCGTCCGTCTTCCAAGTGGGGTTCGCACCCTCGAACAGCAGGGCATCCCGATTATGGATACCAATGGAAAGCTGGAATGCATCCTCATCGTCTACAACGACATCACCGAACTTCGGGATAAAGAGGCGGAAGTTACCCGGCTGATCACCAAGGTGGAGGAGGAAACAGACGGCCTGCGGACAAGCGCAGCGGACCTCTCGGATGGCCTGAAAGAGCTTGCCTCCGGCAACCTTGGTGTCAGGGTCGCAATCACAGCTGACGATCCGCTGGGTTCCCTGAAGAGGTACTTCAACACCTCGGTCGGAGAGATGGCAGGACTCCTGCGGCAGGTCGGAGAGAGTGCGGCAGGTGTCGAGGAGACATCAAAAGGACTTGCCGGAAATGTGGCCCACATCAGGGATGTCATGACGAAGATCGCCAGTGGAACACTGGAATCGAGTGAAACAACCATTCTTTTGGAAAAGGAGATTGAAGCGGTCAGTAATGAGATCTCGGACATCTCGGCATCCATCGAGGAGATTGCTGGCACTTCCCAGGAAGTGATGGCCATGTCCGAGCGCACGGCTGGTGAAGGACGGACAGGTGCAAAGATCGGCCGGGATGCTTCGGTCAGGATGGAGACGGTTGGTGACATTTCCAAAAAGAGCGTGCAGGAGATCACACATCTCAATGAACAGATACAGAAGATAGACCGAATCATCAGGATTATCACGGGCATAGCAGATCAGACCAATCTTCTTGCAATCAATGCAGCGATTGAGGCTGCCCGTGCAGGAGAACATGGCAGGGGATTTGCCGTTGTCGCAGGAGAGATCAGGAACCTTGCCTCAGAATCAAAAGAGGCTGCTGCGACTATAGCAGATCTGCTCGAAACCATCAGGAAAGAAAGTGCTGTTACCGCATCGTCGATGAAGGAGGCGGACATTGAAATCCATGAGGGTGTTGAACGTGTTCATGACGTAATCTCCGCTATGAACAGTATTGTCAGCTCTGTTGAGATGGCTACACACGGCATCACGGAAATCACGCGTGCCACCGAGGATCAGGCGACAGCGACGAACCGGCTCATGGAAAACATCGAGCGTTCTGCACGGCTGGCAACTGAGAATATGATACGTATCCAGGATATGACAACGCTTTCGGAAGACGTCAGTGCTGCAATAGACGATGTCGGCGATGGTGCACGGGAGCTTGACGCCGTGTCGCAGGACCTCAGGAACCAGATTCGCCAGTTCAGGCTCGGTGACGGTAGGTGACGGGGATGCTGGACGAAGAGGATTTCGGGCCGGTACTCAGAATGATTGAATCAGAACTCAACATTCACTCTTCCAATTTCAAGGAGGATTATCTGAAAAGACGCGTTCAGTCCCGCATGCGACTTAATGGAGTCGGCACCTACCAGGATTATCTGGTGCTGCTCGGGAACAATCCCCCGGAGTACGAAGCTCTGAAAAAAGGTCTTACCATCAATGTTACCAGGTTCTGGCGGGACCCCCCTGTCTTTGATGCCATCAGACGGGATATCATTCCTGAACTTCGACGGCGAAAAACGAACATCCGGATCTGGAGTGCAGGGTGTGCAACCGGTGAAGAACCCTACACGCTCGCAATCATTGCACATGAGGCATCCATCATGAATAAGGACCTCAAATTCACCATCTTTGCTTCAGACATTGATGAAGAGGCCCTCATGAAAGCCAGAGATGGAGTCTATCACAAAAAGGCCCTGGAGAACCTGAGCGAGGCACAGGTGAGAAGGCATTTCACCGAACGTGAAGACGGCAAATTTGAGGTGAAGCCTCACTTGAGGAAATATATACGATTCTCACAACATGACCTCATGAACGGAATGCCTGTAACCCGCCACCTCGATCTGATCCTCTGCAGAAACGTGACCATCTATTTCACCGAACACCAGAAGGATGAACTTGCGCGTATGTTTGCACCGGCACTCACCACCGGAGGGTATTATGTGATCGGAAAAACCGAATTCCTGAGCAGGGATTTTGAGCATTTGTATGAACCGGTCAATCAAATGCAGAAGATTTATCGGAAACGGTCCTGAAGTCCCTAGCGGGACCCCGACTGTACACTCCCGTCAGCGACGACATCCTGCCCATCGGAATCGATTTTGGATATTCTTTCCATAACCTCCCTTTTTTTTGTCGCCTGCTTCATTTCATTGGTGATGATGGCCAGATTTACCCCCACAACAAGAATTACCATCACCAGCCCGATTCCGAGGAGAACTCCTTCAGATGTCAGGAAGAGAGCGAAGAGAAGAAGGACGAAGGATATTAGATAAAATATAATCCATGTTCGTGAGTGGTGAATGTCCATGTGTTGATTCAACGTTGTGGTTCATCTTCATTAATCATTCCTTCTCGCACGACCCGTGTTTTTGTGATCGTTCTTGATAAAGCATAAGTTTTCCACGATGAAAGGTACCTCTGTGAAACGGGCGGACATTCTAACTCTCCTGGCAGCGGTGCTCATACTCCTGGCAATCGCCGGTGCGGCACCGCATATCCGGGCATATTTTGATATGACAGACGGTCAGGAAACGCCGCAGTTTATCCCCCCGGTACCCACCAGCCCAGGAGAACAGCCCCCAAAACCATTCTCGGTCTGGCAGATACAAATGAATACCAATCACTCCTCAATCTATGCCAGTGGACCAGGAGGCTACCCGGTCCTCGACTTTCCGGATGAGATGAACATTTTCGGCGCATCCGATGCGCAAAGCCCGGTGATATGGCCTGCGGGCGAAGAACGACAGTTTGCAGAATATTCGGGAAGAAATAGCGGATTTTCAAAGATATTTGAGGTTCCTTATTCCATATGGCGGGTCCGTGCGGACATCGTGACAAGGACGCAGCCTCAGAATGCGGTGGTTGACTGGATCATCATCGATGCCGTTTCGGGAGAGATTGTCACCGGCAATTCAATAGCGTACGGTGGCCAGGTGACAAAAAATATTCAGGGTTCGGGAAGATATTACTTCGTGGTCAGTAATCAGGACGCCGATTCCTACCATTTCACCCTTGAGACCACCCGTGCCGCATTCGGCGCTGTATTCATCGAACCGGAGATTCGCCATCTCAATGATTATCTGAATGCCCTGTAGGGGCCGCCTTATACGAGCAGCGCTCCCTCGATGGCGGATTCAAGTCTGCCTGCCCTCTCATCAAGGTTGGCGCATGTTACCTTTGCCTCTGCAATATCGCCCTGCATTGCAACCGGTACGCGTATCATCGTGATCGCATCCAGGGACCGGACCGAGTCTTCGAGATATCCTTGTGCTGCCCTGATATCCTCGCGCGCATTTGCCAGATCACCATACCAGAGAGTATACTGGTAGAGCCGTGCATCGTCTTCTGCATCCATGATATGGACAAGGGCGGACTCTATTTCAAGCGCGGCGGCGGTCAGGGTGATCCTGCTCTTGATTAACTCACGCAGAGCGTATGCTTCATCAGGTTCATCTTCGTTGCCGGGGGGAATGTCGGCAACTGAAGCATAGGCATTTTCATAGTCAATGTTTGCCGCAACGAGTTTTGCCTCGATAATTCCGGGGGGATCCGAATCCCAGTTCACCGACCCAAGCCGGGCGTCCCCCTTTGCCATCAGGGAACGGGCCTCATCCACTTCCGCTCCGGCCGAGGTGCATCCGGCAGCAATTATTGCGAAAAGAAGCATTCCCACTACCATACCTGTGCACACAAGCGATGGTAGCGTTGAGTGGGGACGCCTCAGGCGAACTATCCCCCGAACCCGCCCCATAGTGCACACAAGCGATGGTAGCGTTGAGTGGGGACGCCCTTTCATGGTCTGCCTCCTCCGGGGTGATATGAGCAGAGGGTTCTCCTCCTTAATTTCATTCCTGACAGAACGAAAAAGGTCAATCAACTTTTTCGACGATGATCCGTATACGTTCCCCGCTCTTCAGACCATGCCCTTTGGGGATATCGATATTGAACCAAAGGCCGTACGGATTTTCTGCCGTAACCGCTGCAGCATCCGAATGGGTTCCCTGATTCATCAGGCAATCCTTCTTTTCATCAATATTTGCCACAAACTCTATTTCGGAGATGAACTCCAAGACCTTTTCACTCATATGAGAGCGTAAAACCTCACATGCATTAATGGTTTTGGAATCGGAGAACAGTAAGCTGAAATTTGGGACGGTTTTGCATTAAAAGGATAATGTGAGTATAAATACAGGGATGAGGTCAGAGGACGCCTCTGGGAAGCACTCTCCATGTGGTGCTGTTCGAATAACTCCACCGGCTGATATCGAGTTCCTCACAGATCTCGGACAGGATTGCGAGGTTCGTACCGACCTCCTTGGGCGACAAGCCGAGATCCTTTGCAATGTACTTTGACTTGAAATAATGCTTACCCATTTGAATACCCTGTTTCAGGTAATACAGGATTTTACCCTGGGTAGGGGTGTAATCATTACTATCGACGGACGAATTGGACATTTTCTACACTCCGGAAGCAATCTTCCATTTAGAAATTACTATAATATAAATGTTTCCAGACAATGCTGGTTTTTTTTCTCAATTAGAGGTCAAATGCTGGTCTATTGAAGATCCAACAGTGATTTTTCCCCCATATTCTGTACCGGATATCCATCGTGATGATATCACAAAACGAAAAGGAATTAAAAAAAATCCAAAGGATTATATTTATTCTGCCGGAAATTCTCCGATCTTGGTGATAAGCTCGCCTATTACGGTTTCCCGCATTCCTTCAACAAATTTTATGCTTCCGACGACGAGGTGGCCACCACCATTCACTCCGCCGCCGACAATCTCTTCCCTGAGTTCGCGGACCATCCGGGGGATGTTCATCATTACGCCACGTGACCGGATGACCACAAAGTCAGGACCAAGTCCAAGCGTGACGACAGGAGACCCTTCATGCCGCCTGCAGAGGATGTCGTGTACCTCTCCGGAGGTCTTCCCGGGGGGCGGGAAGGTGAACCTGTGGGCATATATCTCAACATCAATGGTGAAGAGCTTGGAGCCGTTCGGGAGATCCTGCTCGGTCACATGGGGCATCGAAGCGCTCAGCTGGTCCTCGATTGCGGCATTCGCCTCTGAAACCAGCAATTTGACAAGTTTGCGGTGACGCTCGTGATCAGGCCCAATGCCAAGGATATCCTTTACAATTTCCCTGCCGTCATTGAATCGCAGCCAGAACTGTTCATAATCAAGAGCAAGCGCAATCTCCTTGCATTCCTCCTCCGAGTACGTATCAGCAACAAGGTCAAGGTACCGGGCACGTTCAGGGGCTTCGCTTCGGTCGCCCACGGCCGCAACGGCGGGGAAATGCCGGATGGCATCCTCGACCTCGGGATAGATCATCCTTGCAAGTTCAGCCCCAAGCATTCCCGCCGTCACCCCGAAGTCGCCGCCGACATGGTATGGGTTGACATGGGCCTCAAGGAAGGCGTCCGTACTCTCGTCCGGGTGGTGATGGTCAACAACGACGATGGGGATATCATAAATCCTGGCCATACGATACGAAGGCTCGTCCTCTTCCGTCGACCCGTTGTCCATCATCAGAATCAGCGGGAGCTTCTGCCCATAACGGACGAAGTCCTTCAGGGCAAAATCAAGATCTCGGGTGACATCCTCAATTTCGTAAAAGGGTGCCTTCGATGGGGCCCGCTTGAAGAGATGACTTTCGGTATCGGGGTCTCCGCCGGATGCACGAATCAGCATTGTCACAGCACGCTCGACGGCCACCGCCGCTGTAATACCATCCGCGTCGGCATGATGCCTGAGGATGATCGGCTGTGCCGTGAAGATTGCCTTTCGGATGATCTTGGCCACCTTCTGCATCTCAGGCTTCAGGAGCTCCAGCACCTCGCTTTCCACCATAAAGGGGCGATCTTCGGGCATTGCCCGTTCGTCGATTGCCCGTTCGATTCTCCTCTCCACCGCCTCACGCTCGTCTCCGGTCAGAACGGTGATGTTGCCCACCTCGATTTGAAGACGGTTGTTTCTCATCATCACTTCACCGGAGACAGAGACCATATCGCCGAGCTGAACCTCGGGGTATGCCCGTACACCGGCCTCGATGAAAGCGGCTGCATCCTCCGTGCCAGTCTCATCGACAACGGTAAAGATTGTCGGCCCCGAGGTCTGTTTAATCTGGGCAACCTCCACGTCGACGGTCACCTGCCGGCCCACCCTCTCCCTGAGTTCGGAAAGGCGGATATTGGACGGTTTTTTTGTGACCGTTTCAAGGATATACCTCGTCGGCACCACTTCCTGAAGGTCAATGTTCCCATTGCTGCGAATGGAGAGGACCTTGACGAAGATCATCTCACCTTCCGTATGCCGTGTTTTAATATTCGATTTATGGACCAGTCCTTTGATACGGGAATTCAGATACACAAAGGTCCCGAAATTCGCAAATCCCTGGACTTTCGCCTCATAAATATTCCCCTCCTCAATATCACTGAGTCCGCATGGTGCACCAAGTCGGTACACAGTCATTTCACCATTATCGGTCATGTCTTCACGCTCGTTTGTGTTCATCCGGCAGATCGATTACCGTGATAGTTCGTACAGACGGCATTCGCCGTCGCGCCTTCCTTTGGCGATGATAATATCCCCGGCCTCCAGTCGTTCATCCTTTCTGGGCCGGTATCTCCATTTCGATTTGTGCTTGATTGCGAGTACCACCATCCCGGTTACTGTGCCGAGAGAGGCTTCCTTGAGGCTTTTCCCTGCAAGGGATGACTTCTCGTGCACCTGAATTTTCGTGATGATTTCATCAGATTCGCGTACGATCTTCTTGAATACCGGCGGAATCTCGATGTCACGCAGAATGACGTCGACAATAAGACCTGCTGCATTCGTGATATTGTCTGCAAATGATGACATGTAGAGAAGCCCGCGAAGGTATTCCACATTGGTGATCCTCCGTGATGCTTCGAGGATCCACAGATCGAGCTGGTACCGCATATCGTCCATCTTTGCACCCAGGGAGACCACCTCATCGGCGACTTCCTTGTTGTTGAAGAGAAGGGAAGTGTAGGCAAGCCCGACCGCGAACTCGGATATATCCTTCATCTTCACGATCAGTTTTACCGCACGGTCAAGGTCGGTGACGACTCCTCCTTCCGGCTGCTCCTCGGCAGCAGGAAGCTCTGCTCCGCAGAGTTCATGAAGGGGGAGTACTCCCGTTTCGAGACCTTTTGCGATGAGAATATCCCCGTCAAGGATACGGGTGTCACGGTCAGGATTGTAGATCCATGACACCCCGCGTCGCAGCGCAATGACCCGCATACCGACAGTGCTCTGGAGTTTCTGTTCTCCAAGAGTCCTTCCGTCGAGGAGGGAATTCTCCGCCACCACGACCCGAACCGTTACTTCCTCGGCTTCGGGGAGGGCCTGCCGTAGTTTGGCAGGAAACCTGATATTCTTCAGGATGATGGTGGCAATCTCGGACGCAGAATTTGCAATCTTTTCGGCTGCTTCGGAGACCTGCAGAAGGCCGCTCATGGCCTCAGCTTCTTCCACCCGCCGCGCTCCGAGGATACTCTGAATTCTGGCCTGGTAGACGAGCTTGTTCATACTCTCTTCCAGGTTAATTACTTCCTGTGCAATTTCCCTGCTCTCAAACAATATGGCAGAATAGGAAAGGTCAACCATGAGTTCCGAGATATCCTTCATCTCAATGAGGACATCTTTAAAACTGACCGGCTGATACTCTAGTTCAGTCATAGATGATTAATCCTGATATTATTGAATTGGCGGTATGTATCTTTAGGTTTCTGCTTATACCAGCATATGGATAACACTGACCAGAACCGCCGCCCCAATGAGATCGATGGTTGCAGTAATGACCGGAATTCCGAAATTGTCGGGATCAAGACCGTACCTGAATGAAAGGCCTGCTGTTGCGTAGGCAATACAACTGACAAGGGTCATGACTACGAGCGCAGCCGCGACCACTGCAACAAGGAGCGAACCGATTTCCGGGGAACCAAGGCCGAGAAAATGTGCCGAAATATAGGCAATCAGTGTAATCAGCGGCATGATGATGATCATATAGGCATATGACATGCCAAAATGACGAAATACCTCGCGTTCAGGGACAAGGGTCGGTTCGATCGCACCGGTATGCATGCCCGTTGCAAGACGGGAGCAAACGATTCCCCCTATGGAACCGCACATACCGGCAAATGGGGTGATGATGATCAGGAACACCCCATATTCCACGAGCTGATCCAGGTCAAGCGTATACGTGAGGCCCGCCAGGGTGCCGATGAAGGACAGGAATGCGAGAAGGGGAATTATTTCTCTTCCGATCTCCCGGACCTTTGAATTTCCCACTGCAACATACACAAATGAGAGAGCGGTGAGAATAATGATGCCCAAAAAGAGGCCGCTCCGGACGGCAGGCCCCATCTGGAGCACCACAAGCGTCGTCAGAACGAGCATGGGGAGCGTAACAATATCGCCGCTGGTCGTCACCGTCGGTGAAGCAATCATATCGAGATCCAGCCCATACCGGTAACTGATATAGGCCACCACAAGGGTGATCCCCATTACGATGAGTCCCGAAAGGATACCCGATATCACGGATATTATGACAAAATCAATGACCGAAAGACCCTCAATGCCAAAGAAGAGAGAGACCGCCCATGCGATCAGGCCCAGTATGAACGCGATGATGACGGTGACCATGAAGGACGCGCGGAGATTTGCCCCCAGCACCCCGTCACCGGAGAAATCCATATCGAATTCTCCCAGGTGCATGGTAGAGGAGAGGCGGGAAGCAAGAACTCCCGAGATACTTCCCCGCATATTGATGGAAGGGGGGACCATAATCATAATCCCCGGGAGTAAAACAATCAAATCAGAAACGGAGCCGAGATAAATGCCCGCAGCGCTCGCTGCGAATGCGCTGAGAAACAGAGCGACAAATCCTGTGAGAAATGCCCGGGAAACGCTCCCTATCCGGACCTGCACATTCCTCACCTTCCCCGGGCATATTTTCAACTCCTGTAGGTTATCTCAATCATCTCCAGATCATCCGGAGCGATCACTTTCCCATCATAGTGTTCTTTTGCATCCTCTATATGGGTTTTCGTCCCGGTGTACCGTGAGCTGATGTGAACGAGCGCAAGAAGGTGAGCTTCTATCTGACGCGCGACGGTCGCCGCTTCGCCGGCGGTTGAATGATAGACGTCCCTTGCACGCTCTGCTCCGGATTCATCATAAGTAGCGTCATGAATGAGGAGATCCGCACCCTTTGCATATTCTGCCCACCCCCCGACATGCGGACGGGTATCCCCCGTATAGACCAGTTTTCTTCCGGGGCGCGGGGGACCGAGAATCTGGTCAGGCGTCACTTCCTTCGTGATGCCTTCCGATTCGATGGTGACCGGTTCCCCGCGCTGGAGGTTCCCGAACAGCGGACCCGGGGGGACACCGAGACTGATGGCCTTCTCCCTGTCGAATCTCCCTGGCCGCTCATCCTCTGTCAGGATATACCCCAGACCTAGCGTATTATGGCGGGTTGCAAATGCACGGATCTGATATCCGTCGAATGAGACGGTCATGCCGTCGGACAGCTCGCGTGGCTGGACGGCAAAGCCGAGGGGGGTTCGAGAGATCCCCTCGACAAAATCCACGAACTCATGCACCCAACGAGGCCCGTATATCTTCAACGGTTCCGTACGCCCCATGAACGACATCGTCTGGAGAAGACCGGGTACGCCAAGGTAATGATCGGCATGCCAGTGTGTGATAAAGATGGCATCAACGGTGAATCCGGTCCGGGCCCGCATCATCTGCTGCTGTGCACCCTCGCCACAGTCAAAGAGCAGCGTGTCCGACCCGCGCCGAACCATGATGCAGGAGGGATTCCTGTTGGTCGTGG is a window from the Methanovulcanius yangii genome containing:
- a CDS encoding methyl-accepting chemotaxis protein, which gives rise to MTDARVRPGRKALFTGVENHRQMSDIPAVDGRETEIEGLIAALEGEDAGMPGHSVSADLEDVKLRELEDAINRALSRISIHCEEESSVALRRSSDLEKEIRSLQSEIELLTAALDAEKLRYEKALPAEPRGHLPEDAETPDKDVMEALEAAVGMLRAELARSEERGRVIEAEAQVQLRELTGEIARLQSEIQLREAGGSQDDEEGDEAMEALEAAVGMLRAELARSEERGRVIEAEAQVQLRELTGEIARLQSEIQLREAGGSQDDEEGDEAMEALEAAVGMLRAKLARSEEQRTSLEKTASVTTADFTKLIAEKDAIIAENRQMHALETGRLSARADCAEKERAALEAGITELREMEGLMKSSPFPMIIIDRGVRIRNANPAFETLTGVRHEEVLRKNLNDFRILSLTGYDAPSAAIKEKKRCSGEISVSLPSGTRTLEQHAIPLLDSRRQVDRIAVIFNDITRTRAEAKEMERKIRENDNLRARAETIVAEIPVPILYADTDFRIIRANPAYCTMSGYGQQKLLKMNARDFRILSRKGDGLSHVRHTRTRAHGEITVRLPSGVRTLEQQGIPIMDTNGKLECILIVYNDITELRDKEAEVTRLITKVEEETDGLRTSAADLSDGLKELASGNLGVRVAITADDPLGSLKRYFNTSVGEMAGLLRQVGESAAGVEETSKGLAGNVAHIRDVMTKIASGTLESSETTILLEKEIEAVSNEISDISASIEEIAGTSQEVMAMSERTAGEGRTGAKIGRDASVRMETVGDISKKSVQEITHLNEQIQKIDRIIRIITGIADQTNLLAINAAIEAARAGEHGRGFAVVAGEIRNLASESKEAAATIADLLETIRKESAVTASSMKEADIEIHEGVERVHDVISAMNSIVSSVEMATHGITEITRATEDQATATNRLMENIERSARLATENMIRIQDMTTLSEDVSAAIDDVGDGARELDAVSQDLRNQIRQFRLGDGR
- a CDS encoding CheR family methyltransferase, which encodes MLDEEDFGPVLRMIESELNIHSSNFKEDYLKRRVQSRMRLNGVGTYQDYLVLLGNNPPEYEALKKGLTINVTRFWRDPPVFDAIRRDIIPELRRRKTNIRIWSAGCATGEEPYTLAIIAHEASIMNKDLKFTIFASDIDEEALMKARDGVYHKKALENLSEAQVRRHFTEREDGKFEVKPHLRKYIRFSQHDLMNGMPVTRHLDLILCRNVTIYFTEHQKDELARMFAPALTTGGYYVIGKTEFLSRDFEHLYEPVNQMQKIYRKRS
- a CDS encoding DUF7123 family protein codes for the protein MSNSSVDSNDYTPTQGKILYYLKQGIQMGKHYFKSKYIAKDLGLSPKEVGTNLAILSEICEELDISRWSYSNSTTWRVLPRGVL
- a CDS encoding DHH family phosphoesterase, yielding MTDNGEMTVYRLGAPCGLSDIEEGNIYEAKVQGFANFGTFVYLNSRIKGLVHKSNIKTRHTEGEMIFVKVLSIRSNGNIDLQEVVPTRYILETVTKKPSNIRLSELRERVGRQVTVDVEVAQIKQTSGPTIFTVVDETGTEDAAAFIEAGVRAYPEVQLGDMVSVSGEVMMRNNRLQIEVGNITVLTGDEREAVERRIERAIDERAMPEDRPFMVESEVLELLKPEMQKVAKIIRKAIFTAQPIILRHHADADGITAAVAVERAVTMLIRASGGDPDTESHLFKRAPSKAPFYEIEDVTRDLDFALKDFVRYGQKLPLILMMDNGSTEEDEPSYRMARIYDIPIVVVDHHHPDESTDAFLEAHVNPYHVGGDFGVTAGMLGAELARMIYPEVEDAIRHFPAVAAVGDRSEAPERARYLDLVADTYSEEECKEIALALDYEQFWLRFNDGREIVKDILGIGPDHERHRKLVKLLVSEANAAIEDQLSASMPHVTEQDLPNGSKLFTIDVEIYAHRFTFPPPGKTSGEVHDILCRRHEGSPVVTLGLGPDFVVIRSRGVMMNIPRMVRELREEIVGGGVNGGGHLVVGSIKFVEGMRETVIGELITKIGEFPAE
- a CDS encoding potassium channel family protein, with the translated sequence MTELEYQPVSFKDVLIEMKDISELMVDLSYSAILFESREIAQEVINLEESMNKLVYQARIQSILGARRVEEAEAMSGLLQVSEAAEKIANSASEIATIILKNIRFPAKLRQALPEAEEVTVRVVVAENSLLDGRTLGEQKLQSTVGMRVIALRRGVSWIYNPDRDTRILDGDILIAKGLETGVLPLHELCGAELPAAEEQPEGGVVTDLDRAVKLIVKMKDISEFAVGLAYTSLLFNNKEVADEVVSLGAKMDDMRYQLDLWILEASRRITNVEYLRGLLYMSSFADNITNAAGLIVDVILRDIEIPPVFKKIVRESDEIITKIQVHEKSSLAGKSLKEASLGTVTGMVVLAIKHKSKWRYRPRKDERLEAGDIIIAKGRRDGECRLYELSR
- a CDS encoding magnesium transporter; the protein is MQVRIGSVSRAFLTGFVALFLSAFAASAAGIYLGSVSDLIVLLPGIMIMVPPSINMRGSISGVLASRLSSTMHLGEFDMDFSGDGVLGANLRASFMVTVIIAFILGLIAWAVSLFFGIEGLSVIDFVIISVISGILSGLIVMGITLVVAYISYRYGLDLDMIASPTVTTSGDIVTLPMLVLTTLVVLQMGPAVRSGLFLGIIILTALSFVYVAVGNSKVREIGREIIPLLAFLSFIGTLAGLTYTLDLDQLVEYGVFLIIITPFAGMCGSIGGIVCSRLATGMHTGAIEPTLVPEREVFRHFGMSYAYMIIIMPLITLIAYISAHFLGLGSPEIGSLLVAVVAAALVVMTLVSCIAYATAGLSFRYGLDPDNFGIPVITATIDLIGAAVLVSVIHMLV
- the rnz gene encoding ribonuclease Z, coding for MAGETFHVYFLGTAGALPTTNRNPSCIMVRRGSDTLLFDCGEGAQQQMMRARTGFTVDAIFITHWHADHYLGVPGLLQTMSFMGRTEPLKIYGPRWVHEFVDFVEGISRTPLGFAVQPRELSDGMTVSFDGYQIRAFATRHNTLGLGYILTEDERPGRFDREKAISLGVPPGPLFGNLQRGEPVTIESEGITKEVTPDQILGPPRPGRKLVYTGDTRPHVGGWAEYAKGADLLIHDATYDESGAERARDVYHSTAGEAATVARQIEAHLLALVHISSRYTGTKTHIEDAKEHYDGKVIAPDDLEMIEITYRS